Proteins from a genomic interval of Zingiber officinale cultivar Zhangliang chromosome 2A, Zo_v1.1, whole genome shotgun sequence:
- the LOC122040031 gene encoding high-affinity nitrate transporter-activating protein 2.1-like, with the protein MAAVVSSEAALVLLLVIGFVAPSTASVFFSSLHQTLVVTASPTTGQVLNAGVDQIKVSWSLNESLAAGTDSAYKKVKLVLCYAPVSQTDRRWRKTYDELKKDKTCQFKIASVAYGGGDAVGSYEYTVERDIPTATYFVRAYALDADGTQVAYGQTTDAKKTTNLFEVAGISGRHASLDIAAACFSAFSVAALFFFFYVGKRKQT; encoded by the exons ATGGCGGCTGTAGTCTCGTCTGAGGCTGCTCTTGTGCTTCTGCTAGTGATTGGCTTTGTGGCACCTTCCACGGCGTCAgtgttcttctcttctcttcaccAAACTCTCGTCGTCACTGCGTCTCCAACGACAGGCCAAG TGTTGAACGCCGGcgtcgatcagatcaaggtgagCTGGTCGCTGAACGAGAGCCTGGCGGCCGGCACCGACTCCGCCTACAAGAAGGTCAAGCTGGTCCTGTGCTATGCGCCGGTGAGCCAGACCGACCGCCGGTGGCGCAAAACCTACGACGAGCTGAAGAAGGACAAGACGTGCCAGTTCAAGATCGCCAGCGTGGCCTACGGCGGCGGCGACGCCGTCGGGTCGTACGAGTACACGGTGGAGAGGGATATCCCCACGGCCACCTACTTCGTGCGGGCGTACGCGCTCGACGCCGACGGCACGCAGGTGGCCTACGGGCAGACGACGGACGCGAAGAAGACGACGAACTTGTTCGAGGTGGCGGGGATATCCGGCCGCCACGCGTCGCTTGACATTGCCGCCGCCTGTTTCTCGGCTTTCTCCGTTGCGgcgttgttcttcttcttctacgtGGGGAAGAGGAAGCAGACGTGA
- the LOC122042346 gene encoding U11/U12 small nuclear ribonucleoprotein 48 kDa protein-like — protein MDPAPSSAILHTSPTPLPLRNPSQTPSPNPFPTAIPPAADLPAALSLLEDLTAVAEAALKSVSDFLSLPPSSPGGFIRCPYDRHHRMPPESLFRHSLLCAAAPGHPFVDLGFLDTLRYLSTLKSESELRKENPFVQTLPDPDADLCFSLDSQLGHLGSNFFYRDCPAVVTTPEPDASTATFTLPGILSRECSNFVCDREGLSWALGDGRILPSEYWAMRCEVEAWNDFPVSHSYTVLRVILSLSSVDEDGLKRWLISSSPQFGIVIDVAMREHIYLLLKLCLKAIGSEACTSFMSLSNKEGLFDLKSLTFECPILVRSFSWMVYQMSVLYGQMNAKLFTAAMLKESLLQTGSGLLDLANQRNLGNPSKDVTIGKVFVSQVAAAVAALHERFLLEENIKSLRFSQPLSKSQLILEHSFALARGCEERGKRPNYRPILEHDGLFWHRAQNQDLKKVKTREELLAEERDYKRRRMSYRGKKSKRNPTEVLRDIIEEHMEEINQAGGIGYHAEFSTNTPVFPVKQFSNNDATSDLCSLRNSDIDMSGASRNISRNKESQYPDATQSHQPNIKSHTKLRYQQHEHWVEQNRNTRERQKDHSSGSSSIQKSFSSGNHDRHERKHGNAFSTGCEYKWSDSGYFSRFTDQSSQSTKNSKSSNTKYDNTSRDRSTEKRTYETHLSEAAKQDAFDDRYNPSVSYDDYDTSYVDVSPSKKYCSSDKFYNSRDEKYHHEPRRNYSSSRMHSKDHK, from the exons ATGGATCCTGCTCCCTCTTCCGCCATCCTCCACACTTCCcccactcctcttcctcttcgAAACCCTAGCCAAACCCCTTCCCCTAACCCTTTTCCCACCGCGATCCCTCCCGCTGCAGATCTACCCGCCGCCCTGTCCCTCCTCGAAGACCTCACCGCCGTCGCGGAGGCCGCTCTCAAATCCGTCTCCGACTTTCTTTCCCTCCCCCCCTCCTCCCCCGGCGGCTTCATCCGCTGCCCGTACGACCGTCACCATCGCATGCCTCCGGAGTCCCTCTTCCGCCACTCCCTCCTCTGCGCCGCCGCCCCTGGGCACCCCTTCGTCGACCTCGGCTTCCTCGACACGCTGCGCTATCTCAGCACGCTCAAGTCCGAGTCTGAGCTCCGGAAGGAGAACCCGTTTGTTCAAACTCTCCCTGATCCAGACGCCGATCTCTGCTTCTCTCTCGATTCCCAGCTCGGGCACCTTGGCTCTAACTTTTTTTACAGAGACTGCCCCGCCGTTGTTACTACACCGGAGCCTGATGCTTCGACTGCGACCTTCACACTACCTGGAATACTATCCAGGGAGTGCTCCAACTTCGTCTGCGATCGTGAGGGGTTGAGTTGGGCTCTCGGGGATGGCAGGATCCTTCCATCTGAGTATTGGGCAATGCGATGTGAAGTGGAGGCGTGGAATGACTTTCCGGTTTCACACTCGTACACAGTACTACGTGTCATTTTGAGCTTGTCTTCCGTTGATGAGGATGGATTGAAGAGGTGGTTGATCTCAAGTTCACCTCAATTTGGTATTGTCATCGACGTTGCTATGAGGGAGCACATATATCTTCTTCTTAAGCTGTGCTTGAAAGCGATTGGAAGCGAGGCTTGTACCTCATTCATGTCACTTTCAAACAAAGAGGGGCTATTTGATCTCAAGTCTCTGACTTTTGAGTGTCCTATACTGGTTAGAAGCTTCTCTTGGATGGTATATCAGATGTCAGTTTTGTATGGGCAGATGAATGCTAAGTTGTTTACAGCTGCAATGCTTAAAGAATCACTATTGCAAACTGGATCTGGCTTGTTAGACCTAGCCAATCAAAGGAACCTAGGAAATCCTTCCAAAGATGTTACAATTGGCAAAGTCTTTGTTTCTCAAGTTGCTGCTGCAGTGGCTGCACTACACGAGAGGTTCCTATTGGAAGAAAATATCAAGTCACTTCGATTTTCCCAACCGCTCTCCAAGTCTCAGTT AATATTGGAACATTCATTTGCTTTAGCTAGAGGTTGTGAAGAACGTGGAAAACGCCCCAACTACAGACCTATTTTAGAGCATGATGGGCTTTTTTGGCATCGTGCACAAAATCAG GATCTTAAGAAGGTGAAGACAAGAGAAGAGCTGCTAGCTGAGGAAAGAGATTACAAACGAAGAAGAATGTCCTACCGTGGCAAGAAGTCTAAGCGCAATCCAACTGAG GTATTAAGAGACATTATTGAGGAGCACATGGAGGAAATTAATCAAGCAGGAGGCATTGGATACCATGCGGAATTTTCTACTAATACACCAGTTTTTCCAGTCAAACAATTTTCCAACAATGATGCAACTTCAGACCTATGTAGCCTGCGGAACAGTGATATTGATATGTCAGGTGCAAGTAGAAACATCAGTCGCAACAAGGAATCACAATATCCTGATGCTACTCAAAGTCATCAACCAAATATTAAGTCTCACACAAAATTGAGATATCAGCAACATGAGCATTGGGTGGAGCAAAATAGGAATACACGTGAAAGACAAAAGGACCATAGTTCTGGCAGCTCCTCTATTCAAAAATCCTTTTCATCAGGCAATCATGATAGACATGAAAGGAAGCATGGCAATGCATTTTCAACTGGTTGCGAGTATAAGTGGAGTGATTCTGGTTATTTTTCTAGGTTCACAGATCAAAGCAGCCAGTCAACCAAAAACTCAAAATCATCTAATACCAAGTATGATAATACATCAAGAGATAGAAGCACAGAAAAAAGAACTTACGAAACCCATTTGTCAGAGGCAGCGAAACAGGATGCATTTGATGATAGATATAATCCTTCAGTTTCATATGATGATTATGATACCAGCTATGTTGATGTTTCTCCAAGCAAGAAATACTGTTCTTCGGATAAGTTTTACAATTCAAGAGATGAAAAATACCATCATGAACCCCGGAGAAATTACAGTTCTTCACGAATGCATAGCAAAGATCACAAGTAA
- the LOC122042347 gene encoding L-type lectin-domain containing receptor kinase S.1-like, which produces MAAAAAAAAFAFTHHHRYLLLFFLLYGLSSAAAAIDFLFDSFAPADASSNLTLIGDARIDGSVLCFTNDSNYYSLGRVFYRTRLRTAASGGSPNPSLFSFSTSFVFSIVPGIETSPGFGLAFVLSNSTSPPGALAGQYFGVFSNATHQTPAPLLVVEFDTGHNPEFDDPIDNHVGVDLNFVVSSRTERAGFYRANGSSTAPEFLNMRSGRNIRAWIEFNGPRYQINVTIAPAEDPRPPRPLISYTDPVIANYVSPEMFVGFSASKVQWVEEQRVLAWSFSDTGSMAREINVSNLPNFSPPPPPVSSGSPSAGLIVGISVACIVVSVCFAGIYWYCRWRRRVKIRKEENEDEEEWESKYWPRRFKYDDLWSATDGFSRERLLGFGGFGKVYRGVLPASVGEEGVNGGSSGRRVREHETKEVAVKCVSHDSKQGVREFMAEISSMGRLQHRSLVDMRGWCRKGNELMLVYEYMPNGNLSQWLFPEGQRGAPLGWESRRQVLVDVAEALLYLHQGWEQVVLHRDVKCSNILLDAGMRARLGDFGLAKLYERGVAPCSTRVVGTLGYLAPEMAMASAPTAAADVYSFGVVVLEVACGRRPIERAERVEDDDWVLVDWVRDMYAEKKLLEAADRRMQQFPRAEMELVLKLGLACCHPDPEQRPTMKEVVELLLNADNVTAL; this is translated from the coding sequence atggccgccgccgccgccgccgccgccttcgCCTTTACCCACCACCACCGctaccttctccttttcttcctcctctacggcctctcctccgccgccgccgccatcgATTTCCTCTTCGACTCCTTCGCCCCAGCCGACGCCTCTTCCAACCTCACCCTCATCGGCGACGCACGAATCGATGGATCCGTCCTCTGCTTCACCAACGATTCCAACTACTACTCCTTGGGCCGTGTCTTTTACCGCACCCGGCTACGCACGGCCGCCTCCGGAGGGAGCCCCAACCCCTCCCTTTTCTCCTTCTCCACCTCCTTCGTCTTCTCCATCGTCCCTGGGATCGAGACCAGCCCGGGGTTCGGCCTCGCGTTCGTCCTCTCCAACTCTACCTCTCCTCCCGGTGCCCTCGCTGGCCAGTACTTCGGCGTCTTCAGCAACGCGACCCACCAGACGCCGGCGCCGCTCCTCGTCGTAGAGTTCGACACCGGGCACAACCCCGAGTTCGACGATCCCATCGATAACCACGTCGGCGTGGACCTCAACTTCGTCGTGTCTTCCAGAACCGAACGCGCCGGCTTCTACCGCGCCAACGGTTCGTCGACAGCACCGGAGTTCCTCAACATGCGATCCGGGCGCAATATCCGGGCCTGGATCGAATTCAACGGGCCTCGATACCAGATCAACGTAACAATCGCGCCGGCTGAGGATCCGCGGCCTCCGCGGCCTCTGATTTCTTACACAGATCCGGTCATCGCCAACTACGTGTCGCCGGAGATGTTTGTCGGGTTTTCGGCATCGAAGGTCCAGTGGGTGGAGGAGCAGCGAGTGTTGGCGTGGAGCTTCTCGGACACCGGATCTATGGCCAGGGAGATCAACGTCTCCAATTTGCCCAATTTCTCTCCGCCGCCGCCACCGGTGTCGTCTGGCTCGCCATCTGCAGGGCTAATTGTTGGCATCTCCGTCGCCTGTATCGTTGTATCTGTCTGCTTCGCAGGGATTTACTGGTACTGTAGGTGGAGGAGGAGGGTGAAGATCCGGAAAGAGGAAAACGAGGATGAAGAGGAATGGGAGTCGAAGTATTGGCCGAGGAGGTTCAAGTACGACGATCTTTGGAGCGCTACCGATGGGTTCTCCAGGGAGCGTCTTCTTGGTTTCGGTGGTTTCGGCAAGGTCTACAGAGGAGTCCTCCCCGCTTCGGTCGGAGAGGAAGGAGTCAACGGAGGGAGCAGCGGCAGAAGGGTAAGAGAGCACGAGACGAAGGAAGTGGCGGTGAAGTGCGTGTCTCACGATTCGAAGCAGGGGGTGAGGGAGTTCATGGCGGAGATATCGAGCATGGGGCGGCTGCAGCACCGGAGCCTGGTGGACATGAGGGGGTGGTGCCGGAAGGGGAACGAGCTGATGCTGGTGTATGAGTACATGCCGAACGGCAACCTGAGCCAGTGGCTGTTCCCGGAGGGGCAGCGAGGGGCGCCGTTGGGTTGGGAATCCCGGCGGCAGGTGCTGGTGGACGTGGCGGAGGCGCTTCTGTACCTCCACCAGGGGTGGGAGCAGGTGGTGCTCCACCGGGACGTCAAGTGCAGCAACATACTGCTGGACGCCGGCATGCGGGCGCGGCTGGGCGACTTCGGGCTCGCCAAGCTCTACGAGCGCGGCGTGGCGCCGTGCTCGACCCGGGTGGTGGGGACGCTGGGTTACCTGGCGCCGGAGATGGCGATGGCATCGGCGCCGACGGCCGCGGCGGACGTGTACAGCTTCGGAGTGGTGGTGCTGGAGGTGGCGTGTGGGCGGCGGCCGATCGAGAGGGCGGAAAGGGTGGAGGACGATGACTGGGTGCTGGTGGACTGGGTGCGGGATATGTACGCGGAGAAGAAGCTGTTGGAGGCGGCCGACAGGCGGATGCAGCAGTTCCCGAGGGCGGAGATGGAGCTGGTGCTAAAGCTGGGGCTGGCGTGCTGCCACCCAGATCCGGAGCAGCGGCCCACCATGAAAGAGGTGGTGGAGCTGCTCCTGAATGCCGATAATGTTACGGCTCTTTGA